Genomic window (Rhinatrema bivittatum chromosome 9, aRhiBiv1.1, whole genome shotgun sequence):
ATCAGCCGCAGCCATCTTGGCTGAGTCAGCCTCTCTTTAGTTTCCAATATTTTATAGGAGAACTGGTGGAAATCCACCAATTTTCACTTGAGGGACATCAAAAGGCTACAATAAATAATTGGTTGGGAAAGTAAATAATCGTGGATACCTGAGATAATGCGACAAATTGCCCGCTCGATGGAGGAGCTCCCGATTAAGCAACCGACAGCTCCGATGACGTCATTTCCTCCCTTgacactgaccattcttgcttgccacctgcctctgaccctacgCCTATGCCATTGCCACAGAGActcttgcctaagacctgccggtcCCCGGAATCCAAGAGCTTAATCCAAGGGGAAAGAGGTTGGTATTGGTGAACTCCAGTTTGATCTCTCTCCTGCATAGTTCTGCCAGTTGTCGGTGAGGGCCTATGGGGCCTTCCCCATAGGCTATCAACTTCACCACATCAGCAAGGGTCCATAGATCTTACAGGGACCACAACCGcgcttctccaatcttgcagcacttCTCCCATTTTCAGGGATATGTTGAAcagtgctcctctctttgggaacCTTTGTACTTCTGGAACGCTGCTCTTTTTGCCCTTATTTTTTTAGCCAATTCCTTTGAGagccagatcggtttctttttcctcttgtttatttttcttacaaAGAGAGGTTTTGCCTTTGTAATGGCTCCTTTATATATGGCCCATTGTTGTTCGACCTTACCCGTCATTTTCCAAGTTTCTAGTGGATCCATGCTTCGTGAGAGGCTGCATGAGGAGATCTGAATTTCAATCCCCTGATGCCATCTCTCACAAAAATGGATCCACTTTGGCAGGGCTATTGCTAGCCAATGCCTCAAATCTCAAGCAACTATTCTGTTTACTAGTCCattcctcccctccaggcagcctacaGAGATCAAAACAATTGTTTTCTTCTCTGTAATGCCTGCTTCAGACTTGCTTCCATGtcccaccccccatccccttcCTGTTCCCACAGGAGGGGGAGAGACTGGAGGAGACATTGAAGGCAgcaatttgttttctgttctgctgtATCCTGTGCTGTACCTCATtccctcccaccttttcccctTCTTTAAACAGTGGGGAGGGACTGAGGTAGAACAGCCAGATGCAGCCACAGCCTGGGAACCCAGGACACAGGATTCAGCCGCGGGCTGAGTGGGGTGCATCTTAGAGCACCATCAGGGAAGCTGTAAATGTttgatggggagggagagaaggtaaaTGCTGGTGATGCGAGATGGGGGAGGTATGACAGGGGATGCATTTTGGAAGAGATGAGGTTAGGGGGGTGTGTGAGAAGGAGATAATGTGCTATGAGAAATGAGGAGGGGGTGGCACAACATGGACAATCGTGGCTCCTCTCTGGCTAACAAGGTCCTCTTCCTTTCAGTGGGTATGACATGTACCTGTGACACAGTCTCCAGGGCTTTCTCTATTAAGGATGTGCAAACAGATGGTCTTTGCGCTGAACAAAAGTCAAGGATAAGGCCTCCACACATGCATGCGCTTTGTTCCCATCCAATCCACTCTGAGCAAGAATAAATGACCAATGTTCACAACAGATGATCTTTCAATAATGCAttgcctcccaccccccaccccccatcagtGGTGGTGCTGTTTTTCTAGAGGGTGGAAGTCCCCAACACAACATCTCTCACCATACTAAAAAGGCTTCCTACCTGTGGTTGTCTCCCAATCTGTCCCTCCGGTGGTGGAGGCTTCCAAGCATGTGATGGAGGAAGTGGCAGTGAGGGCTCCCAGGCAGGCAGGAGACAGGATCCTGCTTCAATGGACATGGTGGTggagttggtggtggtggtggtggaggggctCCGGGCAAGCTGGCCCCAGCTTCAGTGGCTACATTGGTGAGttcagctggggggaggggagtcttccaagcaggcaggcagcaggcctaaGCTTCCAAGGCCATGGGATTAGCTCCCAGACAGGCAAGCTGCCATTATGCTGGGGGCATCTGACTCCCAGGCATGCAGCCCACAGCTGGGTGGAGGGCGGGAGCTTCCAACTAGGAGGCTGCAGCGGGGGCTCTGAGGTAAAGCAGTGAAAAAGGCTGGGCCCTGTGGAAGATGTAATGGTGGCAGCAGTATGCGACCATAAGGTTGTACAAGTGCTTTAAAGATCATATTGCCTAAATATTAAAATCCGGGTATTTCAAACATCACCTCCTAAGACATTTGAAATATATCTTAGAAGTAAATGAATTTCAGTCTGTTGTTCAGGCATTTGTTTTATGTACtgttgactactgtaattctcttttctTAGGGTAATCATCAACTTCTTTATGGGCAACTTAAGTTTGGCAGAACTCTGCTGCACGATTAATAATAGCCACTTAGATACGAGAACATATGTCACCAAAACTTATTGAACTATACTGGTTACCTGTTGAATAtaggattaaatttaaaattgcagttttaatttttaaagcattGAATACGAATGGCCCAATTTATCTGACAAGCCTGTTGCAATCAATCAATTGTTGCGTTCTTCGGATCACAACTTATTGCTAATTCCTTCCAATAGGATCGCCCGTTTAAAGGAGATATGCCAAAGGTCGTTCTCTGTAGCGAGGCCTGGTCTTTGGAACGCATTACCGTTGGCAGTATGTGTTACCAAAGATATCAGTGTTTTTAGAAAACAAGTGAAGGCATACGTTTTTAGGCAGGCCTTTCAACTGGATGGAAATTTAATACTTAATGTTTAATGCTActcaataacattttttttttcaatttttatgttCAATTTCTATTATTACAGTtgcttttaattgtatttattgtcattttattttgaaaatgatttgtatttatatttttttctgtttttttaattattgtaatccacttagcacgTTATCTCAAtataagcggaatataaatattttttaataaataaataataataatggactAGTGTGCTCTCTCCTGCACACGCCTCCCTCATCATGAAGCAGGTACGCCTTCTGCATCTGCgcccctcctcctgctgccagctATTGGCTGCTCACTGCAGCCAAGGCAAGTGCACTGGAGTAGGCAGGGGAATGCCACCATCACTGTCATTGCTCCCTGCAGCCAGGGAAAGTGCACCACGAGAGGTTATGTAGTATATTGGCCCCACAGCCtctggatgtgcattcattttttaatgaaaaacgCAGTGGAAAATCTTGTTTCTTtagaaaaataactgaaaaaatgCGGCTGAaatccatttttcttttcttttttttcaccaaaattaaaaaatttccccctcccccgccctgcCTGGAACCGAtcttcacccatttgtgaggtcGCAATCACAAGAAGCAGTCAGAAAGAGGCAGGGGTGATATAgccgtacaacaaaatggtgccagtgactgaacatcactcctgccccttttccactgTTTCTTGTGCTTGTAACCCGATAGTAGTCCTttgggaattctgcgctactgcagaacgcagaatttgtgcagaatttcctgctgcgcagaattgccattttctgtgcagaatttggcaaagATGGACAAGGCTCTGGCATGCCACAAGCGGAGCTTGTCCCACTCACAGCAAAGGTGAAGGCCCTGGCGTGCCGCAAGCAGAGCCGGTCCTGttcacagtgaagatgaaggccccagtgagagtgagtgtgtgtagaggtgtgtgtgtgtgtaagaatgcaaactgcggggggggggggtgtgctggtggtgagagaaagcatgtgtgaggctgcgtgagtgtgggtgccagagagagggagcctatgtgaggagattgtaaaggagtgtgtatatatgtgagagactgggagctggtgtgtgtgaaaaagggattgtatgAGAGACTGCttttttgtttgtgagagagagagcctgtgtgaagggattgtgtatgtgtgagagagaacctgtgggaaggggtgtgtgtgagagagagagacataggtagcctgtgtgagggtgtatgtgagagagagaaaggaagcctgtgtgggtgtgcatgCAAGAGTGAGAGGGAccttgtatgaggggatgtgtgtgtgcaagagagaaagagggaccCTGTAAGagcagatgtgtgtgtgtttttatgtgtgtgtaagagagagagagagagagagaggaaccctgtatgaggggatgtgtgtttgcgagcgagagagagacagggacCCGGTAtgaggagatatgtgtgtgtgtgtgtgtgtgtgtgcgtgcaagagagagagaccctgtatgagaggatatgtgtgtgtgtgtgtgtgtgtgtgtgtgtatgcaagagagggaccctgtatgagaggatgtgtgtgtgcaaaataGAGGGAGCCCCTATGAggctgtgtgtataagagagtgaGGGAACATGTATGAGGGGgtatgtatgtgcactagagagagggagcatgtgtgtgagagagagggatagagggagtctgtgtgaggggcagtaccgAGAACAGGGTCAAATTCTGGGAGTGGccatagagtggaaggggttcagcctagagatggaggggagagatactggcaggtggaagagttggggcctgagagggcaaagtggctagGGGACTAGGGAGAGGAGAGTGGAAGagactcttacagtgaatttctagggaatttctgctcaaattatttaaaattctgcattttttgttctgtattacattttaaatgaattacttaaagactatcatgtatattgtgttattttgaccaatataaagtatgcagaattttgcagaattttacatttttgtgtgtagaattcccccaggagtatcacAGACAGGGTGAGATTTGGTCTGTGGAAAGGGAGGGGAtacaggaagcatgtgtgtgtgtgtgtgtgtttaatttTGTTATCTTGATGGTACTTTAGGATTTTTGGGCTGGAGCAAGGTAgacctggcctttttttttttttctttccattttgtttttcattttgctgtCTATTTTGGCTCATCTAAACAAAACATACCAACATAaacatcaaatgaaacaaaaaacaagtcgtcgtcccccccccccccccccacacacacacacacacacggggctTCTTTCCCCAATTCATTGCTTGGATTGCTCTCTATAACAAATGCTCCCTTCTCACTCTTCTCTTCCTGGCATCTAAAAATGCTGAGTGGTAGGAGTGTGCACAGAGAAATGCtcgttttggtgatttttttgtttggttttgattttgtttccatttttcaTCTGTTTGGTTCTTTTCATTCCTTTTGTTTTAGTATGTGCTATTTTTTTTACCATGCAAAAAGCACACACAAAAACAACATAATGACACGAATtgaaattgtttcattttgtgtcgTTTCAGATGGGATATGACAGGAAATGAAAGAAGTATTTGttatggagagagtcaatagtggacccttgggccggctgaatAGAGACAAAGTCCAATAGTTGTTAAAGAGCCGGGAGGCGGACCCTGGCTGGAGCGGATTggtgaagtcttcgccctggaaacccgagacccccccaggagaagctcgtaggggtccgagtcgctgggacttaggagaatcgtgaagaagtccgaaggtcgtggctggctgaagacaaggagaatcgtgaggaagtccgaaggtcgtggctggctgaagacaaggagaatcgtgaggaagtccgaaggtcgtggctggctgaagacaaggagaacctggaaccggagctggagctggagtcaAGGCACGGTtgggacaagcaggaaccagagctggaagcaaagcacggctggaacaagctggaaccagagctggaagcaaggcacggctggaccaagcaggcaccagagctggaagcgaggcacggctggaacaagcaggaaccagagctggaagcgaggcacggctggaacaagcaggaaccagagctggaagcgaggcacggctggaacaagcaggaagcaactaagcactcaaagGAGCGaactcgttgcaaaggcaaagtaaGAGAGGCAGAcgccggtttaaatagccagccggcgtctgacgtcaaaaacagggcggttcagcacttctggGTGCTGGACCTATAAAGGCAGTCTCTtcgtgtgcgcgcgcgcgcacgcgttccccagcagggggaggagtcaggcacGGGCCTCAGCGGCATCTCCACGTGGGGAGAGCCGCTGCCACGCAGTCGGGTCGGCCCTGGAAGCAGCGGGACGCGGCGGGCATGGAGGAGCCGGCGaacaggtaaggacccggtcgctagcctagcgaccgggaccgcaacagtacccccccttttacgccccctcttcaagggaCTTGgtctgtcaggatggtccagatggaactgctgtAGGAGGGTCTTGTCCAAAAtattgcgggcaggctcccaggtattgtcctcgttcccacaaccctcccaggccagcAAGTATTCCCAACGCCTGTTGGCAAATCGAGCAtcaaggacctctcgtacctgaaatgTTGGATCCTCATCTGCGGTGGTGGAACCATCTTCGAGTGGCCTGGGGTGAAACctggaaagaatcactggttttaagagggagacgtggaagacatcatggatgcgTAGAGTGGTGGGAAGTCGTAGACGATAGGAGACCAGACCTACCCTTTCTGCTACGCGGAAGGGACTACAGAACTTGGGTGACagtttcttggaaggttgcctcaaatgaatgttttttgtactaagccacactcgatcacCTGGGAGAAAAGAGAATGCAGGTTTCCGGTGTTGATCATAGTAGCGCttagcagtgcgtgcgactttctgaagCCGGTGTTGAGTGGAGGTCCAAAGTTTACTCAGTTGGTCAGCGGTTAACTGAGCGGCAGGTGAAGAGGTGGGTACAGGCAGGGGTAATGGTGGCTTAAGCTGTTTACCATACACAACTTGGAAGGGCGACTTCCctgtcgccgtatgtatttgattattataggcaaactctgcccaagggagaagctccacccaattatcttgtctgtGGTTGATAAATGCTCGTAAGAACAACtttaatgaacgattcatgcgttcagtttgcccgttactttgcgggtgaaaagcggtagagaaactcaactggatcttaaattttttgcataaggcccTCCAATATCTGGCTGTGAATTGGGGCCCCCTGTCGGACACAATGTCTTGGGGCAGACCATGGATGCAAAacacatggtgtgtgaacagagaagccaatTCAGTCGTGGAGGGTAGTTTGGGCAGgggcacgaagtgagccattttagagaaccagTCCACCGTGACCCAAACCACCGTCTTGCCTTGAGAAGGCGGAAGTtctaccacaaaatccgtggctatatgtgtccagggttccgtaggCACCGGTAACGGTTGCAGTAAACCTCTCTGAGGACCATTTAGTGGATTTTGCAgggcgcaggtggggcaggagttaACGTAGAGCGAAACGTCACGTCGAAGTCCGGGCCACCAATAAAAACGATTTATGAGATCCAATGTTCTTTGTCTACCGGCGTGCCCCCCGGTCAAAGAGTCGTGTCCCCAAGACAAAACTTTTCTCCGAAGCCTTTTTGGAACCGGAGTTTTACTCATAGCATCAATTGAGGTGGTAGTTAGTTGAACACATGCAGGGTCCAGGATGGGTTGCGGAGtgtcctcctcttccttcagctGGGTGGTACGAGACAGGgcatcggctcgaacattcttttCTGCAGGTCGATACTTGAGGACAAAATTGaagcgactgaagaagagtgaccatctcgCTTGCCGTGGGTTCAGTCGCTGAGCTTGAGctaagtacaataaatttttatggtcagtgtatacAGTCACCGGATggttagccccctccagccattgcctccactcctcgaaggctaacttgatggctaaaagttctttgtctccgatgccgtaATTACATTCGGCGGGcgaaaatttctttgaaaagtaggaacatggcattAACTTGCCGGAAGCATCATGTTGACTGAGGACAGCGCCGACAGCCAGGTTTGAAGCatcgacctccaagatgaaggggCGTTGTGGATCCGGGTGACGTAAGCAAGACGCtgctaggaatgcttgttttaactCTTCAAAGGCATCGGAGGCGGTGGTAGGCCAATCGTGAGCGTTGActcctttgcgagtaagcgcggtgagaggagctaccttctgggagtaatgaggtataaaatgcctgtaaaagttggcaaaaccAAGGAAACGCTGTAGGGCTTTCAGGCCAGAGGGACGAGGCCAATTGATAATGGCTGCAactttttctgggtccatctggaaaccggatgAGGAAACAATGTAACCTAAGAACGGGAGCGTCTCACattcaaactggcatttctcaAACTTGGCGTATAAATGATTGTCTCTAAGGGCTTGTAGCATCCGTTTGACATGTTGGCGATGAGtagagagatcttgggaatagatcaagaTGTCGTCAAGGTATACTATGAcaaaagaatgaagcatctcccggaaTACCTCATTCATAAGATTCTGAAAGACAGCAGgcgcattacataagccgaaaggcattaccaaatactcgtaatgtccgtcacgagtgttgaatgctgtcttccactcatctcccggacgaatacgaaccaggttgtatgccccacgCAAATCCAGCTTTGTAAAgaccttggccccctgaagtctatcgagcaatTCCGGGAttagaggcaagggatagcgatccttcTTAGTGATGGAATTCAgccctcgatagtctatgcatggcctgagggagccatcttttttggctacgaaaaagaagcctgctcctgcaggggagtgtgaagggcgaatgaagcccttagcaAGGTTTTCTGTAATGTAGTCCGACATTGCGCGGGTTTCTGGCAGCGAAAGAGGGTAAaccctaccccgcgggggagtggaGCCTGGCAGtagatcaatggcacagtcaaaaggccGGTGGCACGGGAGGAGCTCTGCCTTTTGCTTAGAGAACACGTCAGAGAATTCTTGGTAAGGCAGAGGAAGTTCCAGAGCTGAGTGAGAGAGTAGTACTTCAGGCCTTGGAAGGGGGTCCAGACAGTTCCGGAAACAATAAGAACTCCACTGAGCAATTTGGAgtgagtcccaatggatcacaggAGCGTGTTGCTGCAACCAGGGGAGTCCCAAGACCACAGGATGTACTGATTTCTCGAGTAGCAAAAaagagattgtctcagtgtggaGCGTGCCAGTTCGTAAGGTGAGAGGCATCGTGGTTTCAGAAATGTAGCCAGGTAGGGGGGTTCCCCGGATGGAGGTAACTCGTaatggaggtatccggcgctttGTAGGTAGTCCCAGTTGGCGTACTAGTTCCTCCAGGATAAAATTCCcaccggctccggaatcaataaATGCTAGAGTCTGGAAGGAGCCTCCGGGATACTCTAAGGTTATAgggaccgtacattgaggagcagcattaataCAGCCTAGGGaaatctcctcatctctccctagacttgaCCATTTCCCGGTCTCGCTGGACATTGACCCAAGAAATGACCCTTGGTACCGCAATACAGGCAGAGCCCCTGGGTGCGTCGTCGTCTCTTCTCTTCCTCGGTCAGAGGCGCCCGCccaagctgcatgggttcttccgagGAGTTGCTGGTCACGGATTGTGTCTTGTGAGGTGCAGTCAGAGATcgggagaaggagggtgccagcGAAACTGGCCGGCGAAGGACTCGGCCCTCCTTGGCCCGCTGTTGCAGACGTCGGTCAATCTTCCCTGCCAGATCTATTACCCCATTCAGGGTGGGCGGAACATCCTGGGCCATCAATTCGTCTTTGGTACGCCCTGCGAGTCCTTCAGGAAAATACCTCGcaagcagtcatcctgccagccgagttccataaCCAGAGTGCGGAATTCAATGGCGTAATCCGCCAGAGAACGGgacccttgtcttagctgcaggaTCTCAGTGGTAGCGGTAGACATACGAGCTGGTTCATCAAAAGTTTGTTTAAAATGAgacacaaaatcctgcaaattGTGAAGCATGGCGTCTTgattctcccacatgggtgaggccCAAAGCATGGCCTTCCCATCGAGCAGTGACAAAATATATgccaccttgacggcatcagaagGGAACTGCCCCGGTAACAAGGTGAAGCGGATGAAGCATTGATTCAGAAACGCCCTACACGATTTGGCATCCCCGGAGTAACGTGTGGGCGCCGGAAGTTGAGTCTGCACGGGAGTCGGAGGCACAGGCGGAGGTGGGGGTTGTACCACCTCTGGAGGATTAGCGTCCAGCCGGCTGGCTAGACGATCCACCGTAGCTGCCAAGACCTCCAGGCATTGCTGTtgttgctggattctttgggccataccgggaatggcctgcatgggagaggagtccgccgagtccatggcctttgcaaactgttatggagagaatcaatagtggacccttgggccggctgattagAGACAAAGTCCAATAGTTGTTAAAGAGCCGGGAGGCGGACCCTGGCTGGAGCGGATTggtgaagtcttcgccctggaaacccgagacccccccaggagaagcccgtaggggtccgagtcgctgggacttaggagaatcgtgaagaagtccgaaggtcgtggctg
Coding sequences:
- the LOC115099620 gene encoding uncharacterized protein LOC115099620 encodes the protein MAQDVPPTLNGVIDLAGKIDRRLQQRAKEGRVLRRPVSLAPSFSRSLTAPHKTQSVTSNSSEEPMQLGRAPLTEEEKRRRRTQGLCLPEVLLSHSALELPLPYQEFSDVFSKQKAELLPCHRPFDCAIDLLPGSTPPRGRVYPLSLPETRAMSDYITENLAKGFIRPSHSPAGAGFFFVAKKDGSLRPCIDYRGLNSITKKDRYPLPLIPELLDRLQGAKVFTKLDLRGAYNLVRIRPGDEWKTAFNTRDGHYEYLVMPFGLCNAPAVFQNLMNEVFREMLHSFVIVYLDDILIYSQDLSTHRQHVKRMLQALRDNHLYAKFEKCQFESQAQRLNPRQARWSLFFSRFNFVLKYRPAEKNVRADALSRTTQLKEEEDTPQPILDPACVQLTTTSIDAMSFTPGHSKMVPPPQMRIQHFRPLNVCSSQLLPEPYQSFEDVFSKEMAELLPQHRPFDCPIDLLPGTTPPHG